The sequence below is a genomic window from Archocentrus centrarchus isolate MPI-CPG fArcCen1 chromosome 18 unlocalized genomic scaffold, fArcCen1 scaffold_23_ctg1, whole genome shotgun sequence.
AAAGCTAAACTAAGCTCACCACAACACATTCTACTGCTACTGAAGCTTTGCAAGCCAAGGTAGATTTTAAATGTCAGCCTTCGTCTACCTGCTGCAAAGGCAGCAGGAGTCGAGTGTTTTAAAGATTTGTAGTTTGATACCCAGTCGTCATGTGATGAAGCTGGTAAACAGGAGCGGTCAAGCTCGTGTTTACCAGCCCAACCACTTTAGCACGTCCAACTTTCTTTGGTTGTTTTGCCTTGACTGCTATGATCTCACctaaacaggaaatgacattTTGCCAAATAGAGTTTACTCTGTTACATTTATTGATATCTGGTATAATATAGCAATTTATAAGTGTGGCTTTTATTTcaacaattttattgtttcctggtGTGACATAAAGATTGTTGAATTATAGGGGAGCTGACAGAGAAATAGATGGTCTAACTTCAGTTGGGGATATTGACCAGTGtattttgtctgtgtttatgctACGTCCAATGATACTGGCAATGGCAATGACATACCCAAAAGATGATGATGCAATGGGGAAAATGTATTGCCTACATGgaatataaacaaacacaagtCAGATAAACATATCTGGACTACCAGATAACCCCAAGTTCCAGAGTGGCATGCATTCTCCTTAAGTAAGTTCATCAGATTTCCATCTTCCAAGAAAGAACTTGGTTTCTGGGTCAGGAGGAAACATAGAATCGTGCCCAGTTCATCTCTCAGGAGTCGGTAACAAATAGGCCTGTACGGTGCCTCGGATAAACCCTTAGGGATGGAGAGGCAACTCTAAAGCCGGTAAACATCTGTAGACTGTATGTGCAGAGTAAGCAGCGAGGATCCGTCTGGTCTGTGTGATCGGCTCCACAGCTGTGGCAGCAAAAGACCCCCTTTCACAACTGTCAATGTAACTCACACTGTGCTGGGCTGACATGAATCATGTTGACACCGAGGATATCGAGCACCGCCAGCAGATTTACTAGCTTCAGCAAATGAGTTGCCAAGCCAGTACAGTGcagctaagattttttttttctttcttggttgCAGCAGCATGACAAGGGCCTCAGTATTTTTCCATGAGGGTGGCTATTAATCATGTCAAAGCCTTCCTCAGCAGGAGGCATTCGCCATCTCTGCCTTTTCATGGACAAACACCATAAATTGGGGCTCGCCAATGTCACAAGGGACTTATTGACATTCCACCTAATACATCTTATAAGGATAAGATGTATTAGGTGGAATGAGGAGCCTTGAGGTGAATCTATATAACAGTGAGGATAGAAAGAAATTAACTTCTAACTTGGgcttcactttgttttgtttttttctgccatAAATCATCAAGTACAGTATATATAACATGTTAAACATAGTAATGAATGTTTCATGCTTTGCATATCACATATTTTTTGTGAATCTTGCATGTCCAGATTCATGCCGACATTAGCACAGCAAAGCAAAGGGATCAGAGGTTGTTACGCGTGACGCCGACAAGACGATCAGAGCTTCAGTGTCCTGCACAAGCACCGCATGCAGTGCATCTTGCGCAACATCATGTGACTCTGACATTAACTTGCTGTAACCCCTCTAGCCCATTTCGCCATTTGAGCATGACCAGTATGGTGCCATAACTTGTAAACATTTATACAAATGTAAAAAGTTGTAAATAATGAGTCATCTGCTTCCTTGAAGCTTGGAACTAATCAGTTATCAAAGCAAAACTGGGAAGTGTATCCTTAGGGTTCATCTGACTCGCACTTCTCACAAGTTTCTTAAAATCCCAACCATTCCAAACGCTGAGAGAAATGTCACACAAACTCTGCAGGTACACGTGAGCGCCGGCCAGTGAGCTTTATGAGCAGTCAGAGGAGCACATGTGCAAACCTGCAAAAAGAAATTACATTCTTAACCCTTTAAAGATCAATAACCTACTAAATGTAACAAGGCCTTGCGTAAGTCATAGATTCAGTGCATCATCTTCATGACTATACATGGAAATGCACAACTGACTGTCACAGCATGGTCATTTCAATGCCATTATAGCAGCTATGGACTTTAAAGCAGCTCGCCACTGCTTAAATTTCAAACTGAAGATTGTCACAGTCAGGgccaaacaaataaacacattctTGTAATGCCTGATGTTCTTTCTAAAGGGTGCATTGTTGCCCTTTATCAGGCTCGGCCATGACAGGATATCCATGGAGGTGATAACAGAAAAGAGCACACGTGGAAtcaaaatgaacattaaaaatgtttaaagacTTTATTGTCCAATAGGCAGTTCTAGTTTATATTTCatcaattttaaaaaacagttcttaaaaaaaaaaaaaaaaaaaaaaaaagaaaattggatCTTGAGTAATTTCTTCacaatttattaaaacaaatacatttggGCGAACCATCCTTTAATAATATATAAAGGCTCTGCATTGAAAAGGTGCATCAGGTCAGTGGAGGGTGgggatataaaaataaaaatgcaataacaCATTTACAAAGAGACATGGCTGtgatcagagaaaaaaaaaaaaaaaaaatgtacatgagATTTAAGGCATCCACATACTTCCCGTATAGTGTGAGAACCCCACACTATGACAGCAGCATCTACACAAGACAGTCTTAGAACAATCACAACCTTAGTGTCACACAACCAGAATATGGCCCCCAAAAGACTTAAATATCAGACTCCCGTTAGATCCTCGGTGTGTTCACTGTGGCTGAGTGTTCAACGTATCTGGAAACACAGATGCCTCAACAAAGTGGCTAGTGTCTTTAACAACAGTGTACCCAACAGTATGTCCCTCTCAAACTTTAGGATAGCTTTACATTCATCTGCAAAAAGTACAATTTTAAGTGGTGCTTGAGCAACTCTctttagaaaaaacaaacacccagAATATTACAATTttactactttaaaaaaaaaaaaaaaaaaagaagaagaaaagacgACTTGAACAATGACGCCAAAACCAGAACAAATCAGGCTCTTTGATGCATAAGCTTCTGACTTTACATCCAAAGCTGACTGGCGAACAGTTAACACTGCGCTGTacaaaaacactgagaaaataTGACACCACCGGAGTGTCATTTACATTTGGGCAGAAGTGCATTTCCCCCCCACGGGAAACCCGATATTTAAATCTAATCCCCACAAAAGTTCAGCACTCCTCAACCACGGTGCCAGCCGAGGAGGAGTACAGTTTTTTCTTAACGAGACGGAAACCTGGACTGAGTTTAAGTGCGTGCCTAAATTTCGGGGCAAAGCAGGTTCCCATGAAAAAGAAGTCCCGCAGGCTGGGCCAGGCGGTGCCGTCCTGCTTGAAAACAAGCGTCAGCTCAAACGTGGGCACCACGGTGGCATCGTACACGATGCGTTCGAGCTGCTTGCAGCCATTGTCCAGCTCCAGGTGGACGTAGAGCACAGAGCCGCGCAGGCCGCAGGGCTCGCAGGATGCCAGCCGCAGGACTTCGCGGGCTATCCTCCGCGTTAGTTTCTCTGGTACCAGCACAGAGGAGCAGTGTAGCTTTGTCTTCTTGGCCCGCGAAAGGCAGTTCTCAAACATCTTTGCCAGCTGCTGACAGGTTCTGTCCTCAGTGGCATCTGCTGTCCTCTGGGGCTCATCTGAGCTGTGATCCCAGAAGTCCAACTCTGAGAAAACAAGGCatgataaacatttaaaaaaggaggaaaaagttTTAAACTTCACCAATGACTGGAGGCATGGATCTGCTTTTGTATGCTTTGCAGCTACAATGTATGAGTGCGTGAACACAGTCActgaaggaagaaagaaagaagaaaaaaaaaaaaaaaaaaaaaaaactaccgtCACAAGTGTCTgagctgcacaaaaaaaaaaaaaaaaaaaaaaaaaaaaaaaaatcaaattttatgCGTTTCTGCAGCACAACCACGTAGCAGTGTGCTGCAAACGCCTGCGTTACATTTGCCATTAATCTTAGGCTGCTGTTATGCTGACAAGCTGAAAGGATGACTTCATCTGTAcccgccgcctcctcctcctcttcactgcTGCAGCCATGCACCACACAGGGACAAACAAGCCCACAACTGGAAGTATCCAGCATCTAGCGGGCTagctacacaaacaaacagaaaacaccagTACGCTTACCTGTGTTAACACAACCCCGGTCAGATCTTCTTTCCGCCGCTTCTGCAACACACTCGCTGCTTTTGGGCTTTAATGTGCTTGTAGCAACCATGGTGAAGATATCCTGGAGCCGGTCGTTTTCTTGTGGTTTTAGAAAAGCTGCCTGAAAACAGACGTAGCAGCGTCATTGCATCAGTCCAAGCGGATAATTAGAGCTCATTAAGAAAGAACTGGTAGCTACCTGAGGACGCTAAAGCTTTGAACTCTCAAAATGAAGCCCTTAAAAATCCGTTATAACTGGAGTTTTTAACCGCTAAACTAACAGACACATAACTCGTGACATAAAACGACTCACCTTAAATATTATTTAGTGCAAAATAACTTAGTTTAGACGGTTCCTCATAAATAAATTAGCACGCCTCTTTTTCTGctaaacacacatatatacgtccacatacacacactgacatCTAAACGTACTGCAGTAGGCGAAACTTCTGAGGCTTATTTATACTTTCTCTACTCCGCTGACCCGAGTGTTTGACCAATCAGACCGTAGACCAGAAACGCAGCTCTTTTCTGATTGGCTAcgaaataacatttacattaaatTATTGACCAATACTTGGGGTGGGTGATATCCGTGTTGCTACGTGGAGAAGAAATCATACCTGCTGTCGTCTGTGAAGTGAAGTTTTTGTACTCGCCTTGAAAAAGGGTTATAAAGCGTTAAATTAGCCGGAAATGCGTTTTAATACGCGCTCAGCGCTTCAACCACCTGTTTGGTAGTTCATGGCTCACTGAGCAAATTTTAATAGCCTCTATATATAAGACTAATTTAGTATTCAGGTTTTACTTTAGACAGACCTCAAGTCACGTGAGTTTTCATATTGCTTAGATAACAAgaaatgttttatatatttaaatgcaaaacaacaagcaaacaaacaaataaataaatggaaaaaagttaaaatgcacACTTTAAAACTGTGGTGTGCAATTAGGGGAAAGTGGGGTGATTTGTGCCAGTGGGGAAGTTGTGCCACCCCCTGTTTCTAGGGAACCATAAAAGAAATTTGTCATGTGACCACACATTTTTGAAGAGTCAGTCATTTTACTCATCCTGTAAAGATGAGAGCCTCACTGCATGAGAAGTAAGCACATTTAACTTCAAAAAAATGGTTTTTGCCCAACAAAGTAAAATTTCTATGATCAAGGTTTTTTGATTGTTGTGTCTGAACAGTTATAGACAAGTTCGAAAACATTCTACAAATGTTTTACTGCTTTGGTATGCTACGCTATAAGTCTATACAGCTAGCATTATGTTAGCTAAAAAATGCTGGATGAtgcattttttccaaaaagttcagGTTGGGGTGATTTGTGCCAGAGGGCCTGGGTTAAGTTGTGCCAGTGGCACAACTCACCTCCACTattatttattgtaattgtacactgtcttttttttttttttaatcactaaaACTATGTGACATTCTTCATTTTAGACCAAAAATAGAAATAGATCATAATGCCACAGAATTATAAGAGGAAGACAGGCAGGGGTTCAACCAACTGCTCCACCAGTTACCCAGTTCTGCTCATTTTGGACAACCATGAATCTCACATCTCACTGAAGGCGGTGACAACTCCTAAAGAAAATGGTGTTATGCTCACCCTGCCATCACACACAGCTTTCAACTTTTAGACAAAACTATTACCATTACTCAATGAAAACCTACTACAACAGTACAATGGATGGATGCGCAGGTGATggatgctgatttttttcttcattttttcattttgaactcAGCTTTGTTCTGGTGTGTTCATAAAGCGCTAGACCTTGTTTAAGAAAACTGACCTTTGATGTGCTCATGTGGTGCAATAGGCTTGTAGAAAAGTAGCCTTTGATGttgtaaaataactttaaataaaccgtaaatgagtcattttgtattgtatttgtctAGCTTTTATAAAGCATTACAGTTTCTGAGATCAAAATATTCTGTTTTACTTGAATAATCAATGGCACAATTTACCCCAATGCATTATCTCCAAATGCACAACTTACCCCGCACTGGGGGCAAGTTGTGCCACAAGACCACTTTTTTTCAGAAAGCTGTATTTCTTAAATACCATATTTCAGATCCAAAGTGATTGTTCCCAGGGATGCACCACattctgaaatatatatatatatatatattttagttgGAAGCACTAACTGGCACAACTCACCCCACTCTCCCCTAATCTTCTCAGGGGTCCACATGAGAAACGGGGACTGTTTCTTATTATTGCGGCCTTCCACAGCAGTCCCAGTTTGCCATGGGGAAAATGAACTGCCCTTTTAAAGCAAAGGCACTGGCTGCAGTGGTAATAGCttcaaaatatgagacaaaagcagaaaatgattttaatcTCAAGTCCATTTTTTTGGATCTCTCACCCCAAACGCAAGTGCGCAATGAAAGAAGTTCATTCTAACACAGAAGCTCAGCAGATGAGGCCCATCCAGAGTGGGTTTCATGTCCCATAAGCACAATTATgtgtaaaatatgtaaaatttcTCTAAACCAAGTCAAAAAACACGAGCCTTCGGcatgtgaggaaggaggaaGCCCTTTCACTATAGAGCCAAAATGTCTCATCTTActgtctgtgtgtatacatTTGGCAGGTAAAACAGGGAGCGCAGTTGTTCAGCTCATCAGAGGTTTATCTctcatcacacacatacacacacacatagcccCAACACAGCTTTTCTCCCAGTAACTGGATCTGGCTGTCTTACCCCCAGCAGCTCTGCTGGCTAAAGGGTAATGGAATCCAGtgggtgagagaaagagagagccgGCGCTTTAAACCGGTCACATGGGGAGAACTAGATATGcctcagaatgaaaaaaaaaagtcccactcTTTAGctaatgctgctgcttttgtaGAAGCAGAAATATACTGACAGGAATTAGATTGGCGAGGATTTTGGTAAAGTTTGAGTGTGTCAAAAACTTgtgtgcagaaagaaaagacagaaaatgtgtgtgaacCACAGTTCAGTGGAGCCATCATTTAGAAATGGATCAGCTGTCACTGCAGAGGAGGTGGTCATGAGGTTCTGACTGACATTTATGATAAATATAAAAGGTCACAGGTAGCTGTCTGAAGGGGGAAGAGGACGGTCGGGAGCTCTCAATAATGAGTGCTTGTCCTTTAGGTGCATTACAAGCAGAAAGAGCATAGTTGTAGTAGAACGATTTTCCAACACTCATGCAGTGCCTCTGCACTAATACAGATGGTAATCTGTTTTAGGGCCCAGTCCAGCACATAAAACCCCATGTGTAATATTTTCTAAGTCAGCAATCAACATTTTACACCCTGTAATAAAAAATGTACAAGCAAGAAGAGATTCATTTGAAATAATATTAATCATGAGGCAGAACTTCATGAAATATTGAAAATCTGCCATTAGGAGGACTGTTCTATTGTAGGCACAGCGTCCAGCTCTTGTGTTGTAGGTGTTGTCATGGCCTGGAGGAAAATGGAGCAGCAAACGGATTCATGCAGTGTCTACAACTGATGTGTAAAATACATATGCATCATATATGCATCACATGGAAGGCAGTGACAGTAGTTTGAATACATTTGTGACCAATGTTAACAAGTCTGTAGTCAGATGAGAGACTCATCACGCCATCTCAACATTATTTCTGAACTCAGGAGACCCAGTGTGCTTACGTGCTGCATCTGTGTAAGCTTTGTTTGCGTGGCTTGAAATCTTTGCTCGTTTTGCTTTGTGTATCAAACATCTGCTGGAATAAACCAGCTCAGAGCAGACCAGTAATGCAAAGCACTGCTGCATTTGACCTTCACGCCCCCGTTGGTAAGGCGAGTCAACCCAGATTCTGCTTGATAATTTGCCCCAACTCCTGTTTCCCTGAACGAAGCAAAAGCTGAAACGTGTTGAGTCTCAGGTTACTCATCCATTCTGGTTCAGATGAATCTTATCTTATCCCCTTGAAGGCACCTGGTATGCTGGTCTGGGACCACCCTCCACCCCAGAAAATGTGCCACTCGGTGCCCCCCTCCAGGAAAGTGAATAACaagaggcttttttttcctAGCTGCATTTTACGAGGAGAGAGCTGGTTGCACGTGCCAGAGCTCGTACTGGTGTATAGCTGAATTTTGCTGGTGTCGCACACAGCTGACATGCCTGGTAAGATCCTTCAGGGAAGCAATcgagtgttaaaaaaaaaagaaaaaaaaaaagaagaagaattcaTCTCCTTTTAACGTGCTCTTTTGACCTTTCTGCTCCTCTTCAGTGGTGTCTGTCCTTAACAGACCAGTTAACTGCAGTGTTTATTGTGACCGTGTTCAGAATACAGGGCGCTACAGACCTACAAATGTCTGACTCCCACTGAAATACTTCAGCTATTCCTATAATTATACCTTAACTGAGAAATGAGTCATTTACTGTTATTAAATTCTACATAACTTACAGCAAACctacaacacattttaaaaaaaataacagcagcagatttttttgCCCTTTTGTCGTAAAGTCTTCTTACAGTTAGCAACTTTTTAGACACCTGAGCAGAATGAGGAAATGGAAAAGACCAAAGGCCACTCCCGTTCAGTGGACTGTGTTTGTTTAACAAGCATGAAAGTTACATCAGGTTTAGGTCTGAAAAAtacagttctgtgcaaaagtcttgtgccaccccacatttctttat
It includes:
- the LOC115775208 gene encoding DNA damage-inducible transcript 4-like protein, whose protein sequence is MVATSTLKPKSSECVAEAAERRSDRGCVNTELDFWDHSSDEPQRTADATEDRTCQQLAKMFENCLSRAKKTKLHCSSVLVPEKLTRRIAREVLRLASCEPCGLRGSVLYVHLELDNGCKQLERIVYDATVVPTFELTLVFKQDGTAWPSLRDFFFMGTCFAPKFRHALKLSPGFRLVKKKLYSSSAGTVVEEC